The Erythrobacter sp. JK5 genome includes a region encoding these proteins:
- a CDS encoding glycoside hydrolase family 3 N-terminal domain-containing protein has product MSILKRGLLSAGIALAALSVHHAVPAIAQDTRIEISAEKPMADAPYWDASLPVEARVADLLARMTIEEKLAQMISIWTDKAAIQDDDNFFDPAKASARYPHGLGFFTRPSDLLGPGSPRQNTPRSIEQSIAYVNALQKWAREQSRLGIPILTHEESLHGLAALNATSFPQAIGLASTWNPDLVREVNDHIAGEVRARGVHQVLSPVVDVARDPRWGRIEETFGEDPFLVGEMGVAAVEGLQGVGTDPKLKDGQVLATLKHMTGHGQPESGTNIGPAQISERTLREAFFPPFKEVVDRTAIDAVMASYNEIDGIPSHSSTWLLGDILRDEWGYKGTVVSDYFAIEEMVSRHKIAAEIPEAAVLAMRAGVDIDFPDGASYKFLEGLLAEGKITEAQIDTAVERILTMKFNAGLFEQPFVTDMGPALASNTEAGVALARKAAEQSLILLKNDGVLPLSLPEARGERPTIAVIGPNADVARLGGYYGIPRNTVSPLEGIRRLVGNRADIIHAPGVTITLDDDWWEDKVELADPADNRRMIAQAVDAARDADTIVLFIGDTEQTSREGWAENHLGDRTSLDLVGEQNELFRALKALGKPIVTVLINGRPPSYLTVAEQSDAILEAWYAGEQQGNAIADALFGRINPGGKLPVTVARNAGQLPFFYNHKPSARRGYLFDDAAPLYPFGFGLSYSEFEFFSPSLSSASIRPGEGVTVRVPVTNTSAVAGDEVVQVYLRDIVSSVTRPVKELVGFKRVTLQPGENRIVDIAIRPDAFALWNREMKRVVEPGEFMLMVGPNSRDVEAVNITVAE; this is encoded by the coding sequence ATGAGCATCTTGAAGCGCGGCCTGCTGTCGGCCGGAATTGCCCTTGCCGCACTGTCGGTCCACCATGCCGTCCCGGCGATCGCGCAAGACACAAGGATCGAAATCTCGGCGGAAAAGCCGATGGCCGATGCGCCCTACTGGGACGCATCGTTGCCGGTCGAAGCACGCGTTGCCGATCTGCTGGCGCGCATGACGATCGAGGAAAAGCTGGCCCAGATGATCAGCATCTGGACCGACAAGGCTGCGATCCAGGATGACGACAATTTCTTCGACCCGGCCAAGGCTTCGGCGAGATATCCACACGGGCTCGGCTTCTTCACCCGGCCCTCCGACCTGCTCGGCCCGGGCAGTCCGCGCCAGAACACCCCGCGCTCGATCGAGCAGAGCATCGCCTATGTGAACGCCCTCCAGAAATGGGCGCGCGAGCAATCGCGGCTCGGCATTCCGATCCTCACGCACGAGGAATCGCTTCACGGCCTTGCTGCGCTTAACGCCACCAGCTTCCCGCAGGCGATCGGGCTGGCCTCAACCTGGAACCCGGATCTGGTGCGCGAGGTCAACGATCACATCGCCGGCGAAGTGCGCGCGCGCGGCGTGCACCAGGTGCTTTCACCCGTGGTCGACGTGGCGCGCGATCCGCGCTGGGGGCGGATCGAGGAGACATTCGGCGAAGACCCGTTTCTGGTCGGCGAAATGGGTGTCGCAGCGGTCGAGGGCCTGCAAGGCGTGGGGACCGATCCCAAGCTCAAGGACGGTCAGGTGCTCGCCACACTCAAGCACATGACCGGGCATGGTCAGCCGGAAAGCGGGACCAATATCGGACCGGCCCAGATTTCCGAACGCACCCTGCGCGAGGCGTTCTTCCCGCCGTTCAAGGAGGTGGTGGACCGCACCGCGATCGACGCCGTGATGGCGAGCTACAACGAGATCGACGGCATTCCGAGCCATTCGAGCACCTGGTTGCTGGGTGACATCCTGCGCGACGAATGGGGCTACAAGGGCACGGTCGTATCCGACTATTTCGCCATCGAAGAGATGGTCTCGCGCCACAAGATCGCAGCCGAAATTCCCGAAGCGGCCGTGCTGGCGATGCGCGCCGGGGTCGATATCGATTTCCCCGATGGGGCTTCCTACAAGTTCCTCGAAGGGTTGCTTGCCGAAGGCAAGATTACCGAGGCGCAGATCGACACCGCCGTCGAACGAATCCTGACGATGAAGTTCAATGCGGGTCTGTTCGAACAGCCCTTCGTCACCGACATGGGGCCCGCGCTCGCGTCCAACACGGAAGCGGGCGTTGCGCTGGCGCGCAAGGCGGCGGAACAATCGCTGATCCTGCTCAAGAACGACGGCGTTCTGCCGCTCTCGCTGCCCGAAGCGAGGGGCGAAAGGCCGACCATCGCGGTGATCGGCCCCAATGCCGACGTCGCGCGTCTGGGTGGCTATTACGGTATCCCGAGGAACACGGTCAGCCCGCTCGAGGGGATCCGCAGACTTGTCGGCAATCGAGCAGACATAATCCATGCCCCAGGCGTGACAATCACGCTCGATGACGATTGGTGGGAAGACAAGGTCGAGCTTGCCGATCCCGCCGACAACCGGCGCATGATTGCGCAGGCGGTGGATGCGGCCCGTGATGCCGACACGATCGTCCTGTTCATCGGCGACACAGAACAGACGAGCCGCGAAGGCTGGGCCGAAAATCACCTCGGCGACCGCACCAGCCTCGATCTGGTGGGCGAGCAGAACGAACTGTTCCGCGCGCTCAAGGCGCTGGGCAAGCCGATCGTGACCGTCCTGATCAATGGCCGCCCGCCCAGCTATCTGACGGTGGCCGAGCAATCCGACGCGATCCTCGAAGCGTGGTATGCCGGGGAACAGCAGGGCAATGCGATCGCCGATGCGCTGTTCGGCCGGATCAATCCGGGCGGCAAGCTTCCCGTCACGGTCGCACGCAATGCCGGGCAGTTGCCGTTCTTCTACAACCACAAGCCGAGCGCGCGCCGCGGTTACCTGTTCGACGATGCCGCGCCGCTCTATCCGTTCGGTTTCGGCCTGTCCTATTCCGAGTTCGAATTTTTCAGCCCCTCGCTGTCCTCGGCATCGATCAGGCCGGGCGAAGGCGTCACCGTGCGGGTCCCGGTGACCAACACAAGCGCTGTCGCAGGTGACGAAGTGGTGCAGGTCTACCTGCGCGATATCGTCAGTTCGGTGACGCGGCCGGTCAAGGAGCTGGTCGGGTTCAAACGCGTGACCCTGCAGCCGGGCGAGAACCGGATTGTCGACATCGCGATCCGGCCCGATGCCTTTGCCTTGTGGAACCGCGAGATGAAGCGCGTGGTGGAGCCCGGTGAATTCATGCTCATGGTCGGCCCCAACTCGCGCGACGTCGAAGCCGTCAACATCACCGTCGCGGAATGA
- a CDS encoding endo-1,4-beta-xylanase — protein MRDWQASRRGVLAGMGGLSLTACAGAPAVLPVGGPVAGGNTSLDAIARRGGRRFGTAVAWNEAGTGMSLSNPDYAALVRSECGIIVPENEMKWQALRPSPDAYDFSAMDEIARWALAHAMELRAHVLLWHRPEWFPDWLNSYDFGANPVREAERLLVDHIATVTARYGDQIASWDVVNEAIDHQRRAPIETSLSRAMGNPEAVIDLAFHAARERLPDAQLVYNDYMSWEPAHAGHCADVLRLLEGMKKRGVPCDALGIQSHIEIFEIDPATGVGPYDEAGWRRFLDDVTGMGYRLLITEFDVKDAALPGDIALRDAKVADYTRRYFDLMLEYDDHLDDILAWGMVDASNWLQYFEPAARPDGLEVRGTPYDSKYRTKPMRDAIAAALQA, from the coding sequence ATGAGGGACTGGCAAGCCAGCAGGCGGGGCGTCCTCGCCGGAATGGGTGGCCTGTCGCTGACCGCCTGCGCCGGAGCGCCCGCTGTCTTGCCTGTGGGCGGCCCCGTTGCGGGCGGGAACACGAGCCTCGATGCGATTGCGCGCCGGGGCGGAAGGCGGTTCGGCACCGCCGTCGCCTGGAACGAGGCGGGCACGGGAATGTCGCTCAGCAACCCGGACTACGCCGCGCTGGTCAGGTCCGAATGCGGCATTATCGTGCCCGAGAACGAGATGAAGTGGCAGGCGCTGCGCCCCTCGCCCGATGCCTACGACTTCTCGGCGATGGACGAGATTGCGCGCTGGGCCCTCGCGCATGCGATGGAGCTGCGGGCGCACGTGCTGTTGTGGCACCGGCCCGAGTGGTTTCCCGACTGGCTCAATAGCTACGATTTCGGTGCCAATCCGGTGCGCGAGGCAGAGCGCCTGCTGGTCGATCACATCGCCACGGTCACCGCCCGCTACGGCGACCAGATCGCCAGCTGGGACGTCGTCAACGAAGCGATCGACCACCAGCGCCGCGCGCCAATCGAAACCAGCCTGAGCCGCGCCATGGGCAACCCCGAAGCGGTGATCGATCTCGCTTTCCACGCCGCGCGCGAGCGGCTGCCCGATGCGCAGCTGGTCTACAACGATTACATGAGCTGGGAACCGGCCCATGCCGGGCATTGCGCAGATGTTCTGCGCCTGCTCGAAGGGATGAAGAAGCGCGGCGTGCCGTGCGATGCTTTAGGCATCCAGTCGCATATCGAGATATTCGAAATCGACCCCGCCACGGGGGTCGGACCGTATGACGAAGCAGGTTGGCGCCGCTTCCTCGATGACGTGACCGGCATGGGCTACCGGTTGCTGATCACCGAGTTCGACGTCAAGGACGCGGCGCTGCCGGGCGATATCGCTTTGCGCGACGCCAAGGTGGCCGATTACACGCGGCGCTACTTCGATCTGATGCTCGAATACGACGATCACCTCGACGACATTCTGGCCTGGGGCATGGTCGATGCCTCCAACTGGCTGCAATATTTCGAGCCGGCGGCAAGGCCGGATGGGCTCGAAGTGCGCGGCACCCCATACGACAGCAAATACCGCACGAAGCCGATGCGCGACGCAATCGCTGCGGCCTTGCAGGCGTAG
- a CDS encoding TonB-dependent receptor: protein MRQATAFSIGRKARDENVYRIALKASASALALGGLLAAQVAHAQDTSADEGDDQEEVASGSPEIVVRGIRQSLESAQNIKRNADTVVDVITAEDIGALPDRSVTEALQRVPGVAINRFAGSNDPDHFSVEGSGVVIRGLNFVRSEFNGRTAFVAGVGGQALNFADVPSELLGSVVISKNATADLIEGGLAGTVNLNTRKPFDNNGLKIAFSGEANYGDFREEWTPTVSGLISNTWDTDSGRFGLLISGSYSRIKSRADGLQITNFQTRDNVLAEKAFAGGAQVCRNPLPGTADSRTLPPGGSVCGTAQGPGADGFADYADVRYAPIGGQFRTQEFDRKRDGIAVSAQWESNDERTRLTAEFIRSHSTNEWGEYTFETQPDSSEYNTYPLGCNQNSNGPAERVPDGRGGFMDGDPTTRGECPVGGFQDYIYDSNNLFQSGYITRPSDGWRGNDAAGGFVPAGGMQQQIARRQVDEETTNTDYSLHLSHQLTDRLTIDLDAQYAESRKENLDVSLFGSTFADQELDLTGNLPMVIPHKPNFLSYSWAGDNAELAGQSDAEYFMDPRSQFWRAAMDHIEDSQGDQFAFRADMQYDFPDDSFLRYAKVGARYSGADQTVRYTTYNWGVLSEVWSGTPVSFDEFGTDQQTFYDFPDFFRGQAPGPVGAFYYAGDLTGDYEGFQAFGLGVNQEWQNQGGSAGWVPLAQRSGAIDGTPYLPSDIQRIRQDDYAIYGMLSFGDQYEPIFGDVRLGGNIGLRYVSTTISSPGIYSLGGRQNLGVQNPFDERCGDPVQTPTGQLVSPGGVCALGEDAYNNLRELAIQPDINVPSKTTYDFLLPSANLKFGIGEDVIFRLAASRVLTRPDNAFLRNFLNVSIDTNSGALFAQAGNPGIKPATAWQFDASLEWYFAPVGSITLNGFYKSVSDFFFQRVRVENFTFGDQSVDILTRGPDNFDEKGKIKGFELAYQQTYDFLPAPFDGLGIAANYTYIDSEGLPNTFLNGGNLANNTVESPSTIAPGNLPLEQLSKHNVNATVFYEKGPISMRAAYNWRSRFLLTASDVIFPFYSIFNEPTGQLDASIFFNLTDNVRVGVQGVNLTNEVTETTQAFTGDPDLLAPRSFFMNDRRFSFIVRGNF from the coding sequence GTGCGTCAAGCAACGGCTTTTTCAATCGGGCGTAAGGCTCGCGATGAAAATGTTTATCGAATTGCCCTGAAGGCGAGTGCGTCGGCTCTTGCGCTGGGTGGCCTTCTCGCAGCGCAGGTTGCGCATGCGCAGGACACGTCGGCCGACGAGGGAGACGACCAGGAAGAGGTCGCGTCCGGTAGTCCCGAGATCGTCGTCCGCGGTATTCGCCAGTCTCTCGAAAGCGCGCAGAACATCAAGCGCAACGCCGACACCGTGGTCGACGTCATTACGGCTGAGGACATTGGCGCACTTCCCGATCGCTCGGTGACCGAAGCGCTCCAGCGTGTTCCGGGCGTCGCGATCAACCGCTTTGCCGGATCGAACGATCCCGACCACTTCTCGGTCGAAGGTTCCGGGGTCGTCATTCGCGGTCTCAACTTCGTCCGTTCGGAATTCAACGGCCGCACCGCGTTCGTAGCCGGTGTCGGTGGGCAGGCGCTGAACTTCGCCGACGTCCCGTCCGAACTGCTCGGCTCGGTGGTCATCAGCAAGAATGCCACCGCCGACCTGATCGAAGGCGGTCTCGCCGGTACGGTGAACCTCAACACCCGCAAGCCGTTCGACAACAACGGCCTCAAGATCGCTTTCAGCGGGGAAGCGAACTACGGCGATTTCCGCGAGGAGTGGACCCCGACGGTTTCCGGGTTGATCAGCAACACCTGGGATACCGATTCGGGCCGGTTCGGACTGTTGATCAGCGGATCGTATTCGCGGATCAAGAGCCGTGCGGACGGTCTTCAGATCACCAACTTCCAGACCCGTGACAACGTGCTCGCCGAAAAGGCGTTTGCCGGCGGCGCACAGGTCTGCCGCAATCCGCTGCCTGGCACGGCCGACAGCCGCACCTTGCCACCGGGCGGGTCGGTGTGCGGCACCGCGCAAGGCCCCGGGGCGGATGGTTTCGCCGATTACGCCGATGTGCGCTATGCCCCGATCGGCGGCCAGTTCCGCACACAGGAATTCGATCGCAAGCGCGATGGGATCGCGGTTTCCGCACAATGGGAATCGAACGATGAGCGCACGCGCCTCACGGCCGAATTCATCCGCTCGCACAGCACCAATGAATGGGGCGAGTACACGTTCGAAACGCAGCCGGACAGTTCGGAATACAACACCTATCCGCTCGGCTGCAATCAGAACTCCAACGGCCCCGCCGAACGTGTTCCCGATGGTCGCGGCGGTTTCATGGACGGCGATCCGACCACTCGCGGCGAATGCCCGGTCGGCGGCTTCCAGGACTACATTTACGACAGCAACAACCTGTTCCAATCGGGCTATATTACCCGGCCGAGCGATGGCTGGCGCGGCAACGATGCCGCCGGTGGCTTCGTGCCGGCCGGCGGGATGCAGCAGCAGATCGCCCGTCGTCAGGTCGACGAGGAAACCACCAACACCGATTACAGCCTGCATCTTTCGCACCAGCTGACCGATCGCCTGACGATCGATCTCGACGCGCAATATGCGGAGTCGCGCAAGGAGAACCTCGACGTCAGCCTGTTCGGTTCGACCTTTGCGGACCAGGAGCTTGACCTGACGGGCAACCTGCCGATGGTGATCCCGCACAAGCCGAATTTCCTGTCCTACAGCTGGGCAGGCGACAACGCCGAACTCGCGGGACAGAGCGATGCGGAATACTTCATGGATCCGCGCTCGCAATTCTGGCGTGCGGCGATGGATCACATCGAGGACAGCCAGGGCGATCAGTTCGCGTTCCGCGCGGACATGCAGTACGATTTCCCGGACGACAGCTTCCTGCGTTATGCCAAGGTCGGTGCGCGCTATTCGGGGGCCGATCAGACGGTGCGCTACACCACCTACAACTGGGGTGTGCTCAGCGAAGTGTGGTCTGGCACGCCGGTTTCGTTCGACGAATTCGGCACCGACCAGCAGACCTTCTACGATTTCCCGGATTTCTTCCGGGGTCAGGCACCGGGTCCGGTCGGCGCATTCTACTATGCCGGCGATCTCACCGGAGACTACGAAGGGTTCCAGGCCTTCGGGCTCGGCGTGAACCAGGAATGGCAGAACCAGGGCGGCAGTGCGGGATGGGTCCCGCTCGCGCAGCGTAGCGGGGCGATTGACGGCACTCCATATCTGCCCTCCGACATTCAGCGCATCCGGCAGGACGACTACGCCATCTACGGCATGCTGTCCTTCGGCGACCAATACGAACCGATCTTCGGCGACGTTCGTCTGGGCGGCAATATCGGCCTGAGATATGTCAGCACGACGATCAGTTCACCGGGTATCTATAGCCTTGGCGGACGCCAAAATCTTGGTGTGCAAAACCCCTTTGACGAACGCTGTGGCGACCCGGTTCAGACACCCACTGGTCAGTTGGTAAGCCCTGGCGGAGTTTGTGCGCTGGGCGAAGATGCCTACAACAACCTGCGTGAGCTTGCGATTCAACCAGACATCAATGTCCCCTCAAAGACCACCTACGACTTCCTGTTGCCCAGCGCGAACCTCAAGTTCGGCATCGGCGAGGACGTGATCTTCAGGCTGGCGGCATCGCGGGTGCTCACCCGGCCCGACAACGCCTTCCTCAGGAACTTCCTGAACGTCAGCATCGATACCAACAGCGGGGCACTGTTCGCGCAGGCGGGCAATCCTGGCATCAAGCCGGCAACCGCGTGGCAGTTCGACGCCAGCCTCGAATGGTACTTCGCACCCGTCGGATCGATTACGCTCAACGGCTTCTACAAGTCGGTCAGCGACTTCTTCTTCCAGCGTGTGCGGGTGGAGAATTTCACGTTCGGCGATCAGTCGGTCGATATCCTGACCCGCGGGCCGGACAATTTCGACGAGAAGGGCAAGATCAAGGGCTTCGAGCTCGCGTATCAGCAGACCTACGACTTCCTGCCGGCACCGTTCGATGGTCTCGGGATAGCTGCGAACTACACCTATATCGACAGCGAAGGCCTGCCGAACACGTTCCTGAATGGGGGCAATCTCGCCAACAACACGGTGGAGTCGCCCTCAACGATTGCGCCGGGGAACCTCCCCCTCGAACAGCTTTCGAAGCACAACGTCAACGCGACTGTGTTCTACGAAAAGGGTCCGATCTCGATGCGCGCCGCCTACAACTGGCGCTCGCGCTTCCTGCTGACCGCTTCGGACGTGATCTTCCCGTTCTACTCGATCTTCAACGAGCCCACGGGTCAGCTCGATGCGTCGATCTTCTTCAACCTGACGGATAATGTCAGGGTCGGCGTGCAAGGGGTGAACCTCACCAATGAGGTCACCGAAACCACGCAGGCCTTTACCGGGGATCCGGACCTGCTCGCCCCGCGCTCGTTCTTCATGAACGACCGCCGTTTCTCCTTCATCGTCAGGGGCAATTTCTAA
- a CDS encoding tryptophan halogenase family protein, whose product MAESRDTATTGRLKKVVIVGGGTAGWMAAAALSRYFDDGRRTITLIESDAIGTVGVGEATIPPIRNFNAMLDIPENEFLRATRGTFKLGIEFVNWGRKGDRYFHPFGNYGQDLHGIAFHQLYLRECARSGAAQAGRIAEYSMSSVAAAMGRFGRPAPGAKSAVAQIGYAFHFDASLYAAFLRTMAERQRTQRREGRIVEVERDGECGDVTAVRLENGDRIEGELFIDCSGFRGLLIEDTLETGYEDWSHWLPMDRAIAVPTANRGAPDPFTRATAHSAGWQWRIPLQHRTGNGHVFSSQYMDEDEARDILLRHVEGEPLTEPRTLRFLTGMRKQAWSHNVVSLGLSSGFIEPLESTSIHLIQNGIARLFALFPDGPDCGLERDEYNRGMRETYEDVRDFIILHYKATQRDDSPFWRYVRDMEIPDSLAHKIELWRSRGRIFRENAELFTMPSWVAVMLGQNIWPERHEAIADTLDEAKVAQAMAQMRAAYRAAADQMPTQEQFLKQAGAWHEGVEPGLAAAQ is encoded by the coding sequence ATGGCCGAGAGCCGAGATACCGCTACCACCGGGCGCTTGAAAAAAGTGGTGATTGTCGGCGGGGGGACGGCAGGCTGGATGGCCGCCGCCGCGCTGTCGCGATACTTCGACGATGGCCGCAGGACGATCACGCTGATCGAATCGGACGCGATCGGCACGGTCGGCGTGGGCGAAGCGACGATCCCGCCGATCCGCAATTTCAACGCGATGCTCGATATCCCCGAAAACGAATTCCTGCGCGCCACGCGCGGGACCTTCAAGCTGGGAATCGAATTCGTGAACTGGGGCAGGAAGGGCGATCGCTATTTCCACCCGTTCGGCAATTACGGGCAGGACCTGCACGGCATCGCCTTCCACCAACTCTACCTGCGCGAATGCGCTCGCAGTGGCGCAGCGCAGGCGGGAAGAATCGCGGAATATTCGATGAGCTCGGTCGCGGCGGCGATGGGTCGATTCGGCCGGCCTGCGCCTGGCGCGAAGTCGGCGGTTGCGCAGATCGGCTATGCGTTTCATTTCGATGCCAGCCTGTATGCGGCCTTCCTGCGCACCATGGCGGAGCGGCAGCGCACTCAGCGCCGCGAAGGCCGGATCGTCGAGGTCGAGCGCGACGGCGAATGCGGCGATGTTACTGCCGTGCGTCTGGAAAACGGCGATCGGATCGAAGGCGAGTTGTTCATCGACTGCTCGGGTTTCAGGGGGCTGCTGATCGAGGATACACTCGAAACCGGCTACGAGGACTGGAGCCATTGGCTGCCGATGGATCGCGCGATCGCGGTCCCCACCGCGAATCGCGGGGCCCCCGATCCGTTCACCCGCGCCACCGCGCACAGCGCCGGATGGCAGTGGCGCATCCCGCTCCAGCACCGCACCGGCAACGGCCACGTCTTTTCGAGCCAGTACATGGACGAAGACGAGGCGCGCGACATCCTGCTGCGCCATGTCGAGGGTGAGCCACTGACCGAGCCGCGCACGCTGCGCTTCCTCACCGGAATGCGCAAACAGGCGTGGAGCCACAATGTCGTCTCGCTCGGGCTGTCCTCGGGCTTTATCGAACCGCTCGAATCGACCAGCATCCATCTTATCCAGAACGGCATCGCGCGGCTGTTCGCGCTGTTTCCGGATGGCCCCGACTGCGGGCTCGAGCGCGACGAGTACAATCGCGGGATGCGCGAAACCTATGAGGACGTCCGCGACTTCATCATCCTCCATTACAAGGCAACGCAGCGCGACGATTCGCCGTTCTGGCGCTATGTCCGCGACATGGAGATACCCGACAGCCTCGCGCACAAGATCGAACTGTGGCGCAGCCGGGGTCGAATCTTCCGCGAGAATGCCGAGCTGTTCACCATGCCGAGCTGGGTAGCGGTGATGCTGGGACAGAACATCTGGCCGGAGCGCCACGAAGCGATTGCCGACACGCTCGATGAAGCTAAGGTCGCGCAGGCGATGGCCCAGATGCGCGCAGCCTATCGCGCCGCCGCCGACCAAATGCCGACGCAGGAGCAATTCCTGAAGCAGGCGGGAGCATGGCACGAGGGGGTCGAACCCGGCCTGGCGGCGGCGCAATGA
- a CDS encoding LacI family DNA-binding transcriptional regulator — translation MSTHRSAGKPARKRSSRRSTVAPTIADVAREARCSPMTVSRVINGEGNVREDTREQVEAAIRKLNYAPNRAARSLAGGSQLRIGLLFDNPSSSYLAEFLMGALEEATHRDIHLEVQSCDNAPDNALVIEKMQAGGTTGFILPPPLCDDQSVLDLIIAKGGVAIAVGPGKASGSHGAVMIDEYQAAFDMTKHIIRLGHERIGFIIGNPEQVASGRRLAGFRAAMEKAGLPLDETLIAQGQFTYRSGMVASEKLLSEPKRPTAIFASNDDMAAATIAVAHRRHLDVPSDITVCGFDDTDLASSVWPELTTIRQPIREMTAKAVEMIASQTRTMKSGEKPSMEHVMMPYELIRRSSDAAPSLVGSHRTDDPGE, via the coding sequence ATGAGCACTCACCGATCCGCCGGCAAGCCTGCCCGCAAGCGCAGCTCGCGCCGCAGCACTGTCGCGCCGACTATCGCCGATGTCGCGCGCGAGGCCCGCTGCTCGCCGATGACGGTCAGCCGGGTCATCAACGGTGAGGGCAATGTTCGCGAGGACACCCGCGAACAGGTCGAAGCCGCGATCCGCAAGCTCAACTATGCGCCCAATCGTGCCGCACGCTCGCTTGCAGGCGGGTCGCAGCTGCGGATCGGTCTGCTGTTCGACAATCCGTCCTCCTCGTATCTCGCCGAATTCCTGATGGGCGCGCTGGAGGAAGCGACTCATCGCGACATCCACCTCGAAGTACAAAGCTGCGACAACGCGCCCGACAATGCGCTCGTGATCGAGAAGATGCAGGCGGGCGGGACCACCGGTTTCATCCTGCCGCCGCCGCTGTGCGACGACCAGAGCGTGCTCGATCTGATCATCGCCAAGGGCGGGGTCGCGATCGCAGTCGGGCCGGGCAAGGCCAGCGGATCGCACGGTGCGGTGATGATCGACGAGTATCAGGCCGCATTCGACATGACGAAGCACATCATCCGCCTCGGGCACGAGCGGATCGGCTTCATCATCGGCAACCCCGAACAGGTCGCCAGCGGCAGGCGCTTGGCGGGCTTCAGGGCGGCGATGGAAAAGGCCGGCCTGCCGCTCGACGAGACACTGATCGCGCAAGGGCAGTTTACCTACCGATCGGGCATGGTTGCATCCGAAAAACTGCTGTCGGAGCCGAAGCGCCCGACGGCGATCTTCGCTTCCAATGACGACATGGCGGCCGCCACCATCGCGGTGGCGCATCGCCGCCACCTCGACGTGCCGAGCGACATCACCGTGTGCGGGTTCGACGACACCGATCTGGCGAGCTCGGTGTGGCCCGAACTGACCACCATCCGCCAGCCGATCCGGGAAATGACGGCCAAGGCGGTCGAAATGATCGCCTCGCAGACCCGGACGATGAAATCGGGCGAGAAGCCGAGCATGGAACATGTCATGATGCCCTACGAACTGATCCGTCGCAGCTCAGATGCTGCGCCGAGCCTCGTCGGCTCGCATCGTACCGACGATCCGGGCGAATGA